The following proteins come from a genomic window of Achromobacter deleyi:
- a CDS encoding DUF411 domain-containing protein: protein MNMHYDRSQGKVPRRQALIAGLLVMALAGPSLAQSRPIAKVWKDPSCGCCKDWVSHLQGAGFDVQVLDTGNTAARTRLGIPQKYGSCHTAQIGGYAIEGHVPASDIQRLLREAPQAIGLAAPGMPVGSPGMDGPAYGGRKDAYDVLLIGKNGSSTVYQSHL from the coding sequence ATGAACATGCACTACGACAGAAGCCAGGGCAAAGTGCCGAGACGCCAAGCATTGATCGCTGGCTTGTTGGTGATGGCACTCGCAGGACCGAGCCTGGCGCAGAGCCGACCGATCGCCAAGGTGTGGAAGGACCCGAGCTGCGGTTGCTGCAAGGACTGGGTCTCACACCTGCAAGGCGCAGGCTTCGATGTGCAGGTTCTTGACACCGGGAACACGGCAGCGCGCACGCGGCTGGGCATCCCGCAGAAGTACGGTTCGTGCCACACGGCGCAGATCGGCGGCTATGCCATCGAGGGTCATGTGCCTGCCTCGGACATTCAACGCTTGCTGCGCGAAGCCCCGCAGGCCATCGGCCTCGCGGCGCCGGGCATGCCGGTCGGTTCGCCCGGCATGGATGGTCCGGCCTATGGTGGACGCAAGGACGCCTACGACGTGCTGCTGATCGGGAAAAACGGTAGTAGCACGGTCTATCAGTCGCATCTCTGA
- a CDS encoding DUF2933 domain-containing protein — protein sequence MQHQHTQTPSDRPRFWRSRYGVAFLIIAAVAAYFLLKEHTAHVAGYLPFLLLAACPLMHLFMHRGHGHGGHDHAARQGEEGAAPAKEQKQ from the coding sequence ATGCAGCATCAGCACACACAGACCCCCAGCGATCGTCCCCGGTTCTGGCGATCGCGCTACGGCGTGGCGTTCCTCATCATCGCCGCTGTCGCCGCGTATTTCCTGCTCAAGGAGCACACGGCACATGTTGCCGGCTATCTCCCCTTCCTGCTGCTGGCGGCTTGTCCGCTGATGCACCTGTTCATGCACCGTGGTCACGGCCACGGCGGACACGATCATGCCGCGCGTCAGGGTGAGGAAGGTGCCGCACCCGCCAAGGAGCAGAAGCAATGA
- a CDS encoding heavy metal translocating P-type ATPase: protein MAVTAASEHRSTHLGNTYLFCSTGCKAKFDTDPARYASGGAGIGTGSGHAPHHHASTAVSPAPAASPTAPGTIYTCPMHPEIRQDHPGTCPKCGMTLEPLLPDLDDDNPELRDFSRRFWWTLPLTLVVLALAMLGERLHLMDMATQSWVELVLSLPIVLWAGWPFFSRGWLSVVNRSPNMWTLIGLGTGAAFIYSVVATVAPEVFPASFMSMGRVGVYFEAAAVIISLTLLGQVLELKARSQTSAAIKSLLGLAPKTARRINADGSEEDVPLSHVHVGDLLRIRPGEKVPVDGIVHEGSSSIDESMLTGEPLPVSKRAGDKVIGATLNTNGALVMRSERIGSDTVLSQIVQMVAQAQRSKAPMQRMADVVAGYFVMAVVAIAVTTLFVWGFFGPQPTWVYGLINAVAVLIIACPCALGLATPMSIMVATGRGATQGVLFRDAAAIENLRKVDTLVIDKTGTLTEGRPAFDQVVAARGFTNDEVLRLAASLDQGSEHPLADAIVQAARAQGLQLVKPQSFESGTGIGVRGKVEHRQLALGNTVLMEQSGVSVEPLVPQAETLRGEGASVMYLAVDGQLAGLLAVSDPVKGSTPEALAALKAAGLRVIMATGDGQTTAKAVGARLGIDEVHGEVKPADKLMLIERLQKEGRIVAMAGDGINDAPALAKADVGIAMGTGTDVAMNSAQVTLVKGDLRGIAVARTLSVSTVGNMKQNLMFAFLYNALGIPIAAGVLYPLTGWLLSPLIAALAMSLSSASVVGNALRLRASRL from the coding sequence ATGGCGGTCACGGCGGCGTCGGAGCACCGCTCCACGCACTTGGGGAACACGTACTTGTTTTGCAGCACCGGATGCAAGGCCAAATTCGACACCGATCCGGCGCGATATGCCAGCGGTGGCGCGGGCATAGGCACAGGCAGCGGCCATGCGCCGCATCACCATGCCAGCACCGCAGTTTCACCGGCCCCGGCGGCATCGCCAACCGCACCCGGAACGATCTACACCTGCCCGATGCACCCGGAGATCCGCCAGGATCATCCGGGAACCTGCCCCAAGTGCGGGATGACGCTGGAGCCCCTGCTGCCCGACCTCGACGACGACAACCCGGAGTTGCGTGACTTCTCGCGTCGCTTCTGGTGGACCTTGCCGTTGACGCTCGTGGTCCTGGCGCTGGCGATGCTGGGCGAGCGGCTGCACCTGATGGACATGGCTACGCAGAGCTGGGTCGAGTTGGTGCTGTCGTTGCCGATCGTGCTGTGGGCCGGCTGGCCCTTCTTCTCCCGCGGCTGGCTGTCCGTGGTCAACCGCAGCCCGAACATGTGGACACTGATCGGCCTGGGAACGGGTGCGGCATTCATCTACAGCGTCGTGGCAACCGTTGCGCCGGAAGTGTTTCCAGCCTCCTTCATGTCCATGGGACGGGTCGGCGTGTATTTCGAGGCCGCCGCCGTCATCATCTCGCTGACACTGCTCGGCCAGGTGCTGGAACTCAAGGCCCGCTCCCAGACTTCGGCGGCTATCAAGTCGCTGCTGGGGCTGGCGCCCAAGACCGCGCGGCGCATCAATGCGGACGGCAGCGAGGAAGACGTGCCGCTCAGCCATGTGCACGTCGGCGACCTGCTGCGCATCCGACCCGGCGAGAAGGTGCCGGTGGATGGCATCGTGCACGAGGGCAGCAGCTCGATTGACGAATCCATGCTGACCGGCGAACCGCTGCCCGTCAGCAAGCGCGCGGGCGACAAGGTCATCGGGGCCACACTCAACACCAACGGCGCGCTGGTCATGCGTTCGGAGCGGATCGGCTCGGACACCGTTCTATCGCAGATCGTCCAGATGGTCGCCCAGGCGCAGCGTTCCAAGGCACCGATGCAACGCATGGCCGATGTCGTTGCCGGCTACTTCGTGATGGCCGTCGTCGCCATTGCGGTCACGACGCTCTTTGTATGGGGATTCTTCGGGCCACAGCCCACCTGGGTCTATGGACTGATCAATGCGGTGGCCGTCCTGATCATCGCCTGCCCGTGCGCGCTGGGTCTGGCCACGCCGATGTCGATCATGGTCGCAACGGGCCGTGGCGCCACGCAGGGCGTGTTGTTCCGCGATGCCGCGGCGATCGAGAATCTTCGCAAGGTCGATACCCTCGTCATCGACAAGACAGGAACCCTGACCGAAGGCCGACCTGCTTTCGATCAGGTCGTCGCAGCACGCGGCTTTACGAACGATGAGGTGCTGCGTCTTGCGGCCAGCCTGGACCAGGGCAGTGAACACCCCCTGGCCGACGCCATCGTGCAGGCCGCGCGTGCCCAGGGCCTCCAACTCGTGAAGCCTCAGAGCTTTGAATCGGGAACCGGCATCGGCGTGCGCGGAAAGGTTGAGCACCGGCAACTGGCGTTGGGCAACACAGTGCTGATGGAACAGTCTGGCGTATCGGTGGAACCGCTCGTACCCCAGGCCGAAACTCTGCGCGGCGAAGGGGCCAGCGTCATGTACTTGGCTGTGGACGGGCAACTCGCGGGTTTGCTCGCCGTATCCGACCCGGTCAAGGGCAGCACCCCCGAGGCCCTGGCCGCGTTGAAGGCTGCGGGCCTGCGGGTCATCATGGCCACCGGGGACGGGCAGACCACCGCCAAAGCCGTCGGTGCACGCCTAGGCATCGACGAGGTGCATGGTGAGGTCAAGCCGGCGGACAAGCTCATGTTGATCGAGCGGCTGCAGAAAGAAGGCCGCATCGTCGCCATGGCCGGAGACGGCATCAACGACGCGCCGGCCTTGGCGAAGGCAGACGTGGGCATCGCCATGGGAACGGGAACCGACGTGGCGATGAACAGCGCTCAGGTCACGCTGGTCAAGGGCGACCTGCGTGGCATTGCTGTCGCTCGCACGCTCTCGGTGAGTACCGTGGGCAACATGAAGCAGAACCTCATGTTCGCCTTCCTCTACAACGCGCTGGGCATCCCCATCGCCGCCGGGGTTCTCTATCCCCTCACGGGCTGGTTGCTGTCGCCCCTGATCGCAGCATTGGCGATGAGCCTGAGTTCGGCATCGGTCGTGGGCAACGCCTTGCGGCTGAGAGCGAGCCGACTGTGA